The genomic stretch ATAAAATTGTACGAGTCAGGGCATCAGTGAGGGGGTGCTATTCATCCCTTCGGTAGGCCCTGTAGCGGTTCCGGTAGTTCCGTTACCGGCATTTTTGGGCGTAGCCCGCTTTTTCCGTACGGCTGCTTTCTTTTTGCGGGTTGCAGCTTTTTTACGCGTTGCTGCTTTTTTCTTGGCTGCTGCTTTTTTTCTTCTTCCAGCAGCTTTTTTGCGGGTTGCAGCTTTTTTACGCGTTGCTCTTTTTTTTCTGGTTGCTGCCTTTTTCTTGGAAGCGGCTTTTTTCTTTCCCCGTGCAGCTTTTTTCCTTACGGCAGCCTTTTTACGGGTTGCTCTTTTTTTACGGGTAGCTGCTTTTTTCTTACTAGCGGCCTTTCTGGTCGCTCTTTTTTTTGGTCTTGCCATAACTGTGAATTTTGGGTTAGTAATAAAAAATAAAAGACTTTATGGCAAACACCACCGTTTAGGCCTGAGCCTCAGCAGGAGTGTTCACAGGGATTACCGAGACAATCGTCTTGTCATTTTTTCCTTTTTTGAATTCAACCACTCCATCAATCAATGCAAACAGGGTAAAATCTCTTCCCAGTCCTACATTTTTACCCGGATGATAAACGGTACCTCTTTGCCGCACGATAATATTGCCGCTTTTCACAGTTTGCCCGCCGAATACTTTTACACCGAGACGTTTACTCTGTGAATCACGACCATTTTTTACGCTACCTTCACCTTTTTTATGTGCCATCTGAATATGAATTTAAAGTTAAGTAAAAACAACAGGATATCAAACAAATATTTTTAACTGATTTCTTCAATTTTGATGCATGTGAAAGCTGCGCGGAATCCTTTTTTCTTCCGGAATCCTTTTCTGCGTTTCATTTTGAAAGCAATCACCTTTTTACCCAGTGTATGATACTGAATACTGGCTTTTACTTTTTTTCCGGTATTTCCGCTTTGCAATGTTTCATCATCCACCACAAGCGGTACATCTTCAAATACCACAGTATCACCAACTTCGCCCCGCAGGCGGTTCACCAACAAAGATTGTCCGGGTGTAACCCTGAATTGCTTTCCAGCTATCTGTACAATCGCAAACATAGTCCAGCTAAATTTTCGCAAAGTTATTATTCATTTTTAATATGACAAAGTTTTTCCGATTGTATCTATGCCTGATGGAATTGGGCTGGGGCGACGGCAATCTGTGACCGCGCTATCCGGAATTTTATACATTTGTGGCATGGCAAATTCCGGTTGGGAATGAAAAGCGTTAAATCTCTTCTGGCTGTTCCTTTTGCAGCGTATGTGCGAAATCGGATCAAAAAGCAAATGCTTACTGCAGCAGAGGATCAGCTGCATTTGCTTGAGCAGTTGTTGCGGGATGCCCAGCATACCATGTTCGGAAAAGCACATCATTTTCAGGAAATCAAAGATTACAAAAGTTATCGGGAAGCTGTTCCCATCCGGGATTATGAAGGGTTTAAACCCTACATTGAAAAAATCAAATCAGGTACACAAAATGTGCTGTGGAAAGGACAGCCTCTGTATTTTGCCAAAACTTCAGGCACGACCAGCGGTGTAAAATACATTCCTATCAGCAAGGATTCCATCCACAATCATATTGATACAGCGCGGAATGCTTTGCTCTGCTATATTGCGGAGACAGGCAATCATAAACTTACAGACGGGAAAATGATTTTTCTTTCTGGCTCTCCTGTACTGGAGCGTATAGGTGGTATTCCCACCGGTAGGCTTAGTGGTATCGTCAATCATCATGTGCCCCGTTATCTGCGTACCAATCAGCTGCCCAGTTTTGAAACCAACTGCATTGAAGACTGGGAGGCCAAACTGGATAAAATCGTGGAGGAAACCATCCATCAGCCTATGACGCTGATCAGTGGTATTCCACCCTGGATGCAGATGTACTTTGATCGTTTGCAGGCTGCCAGCGGAAAGAAAATCAAGGAACTGTTCCCTCAGCTTACGCTGATCGTACATGGAGGCGTAAATTTTGAACCCTACCGGGCCAAGCTGATGGAAAGCCTGGGTGAACCGGTGGATACGCTGGAAACCTATCCAGCATCAGAAGGTTTTCTGGCTTTTCAGGATCAGCCTGATGCAGAGGGTTTGTTGCTGAACACGCACAGTGGTATTTTCTTTGAGTTTGTTCCTGCGGATGAAATTTTTCAGCCAAATCCCACACGTTTGTCGCTGGGCGAAGTGCAAACAGGTGTAAACTATGCAGTGTTAATTACCAGCAACGCCGGATTATGGGCTTATAATCTGGGTGATACCGTGCGTTTTGTTTCCCTGAATCCCTATCGGATTGTGGTAACGGGGCGGATATCGCATTTTATTTCTGCATTTGGTGAGCATGTGATTGCAGAGGAAGTAGAGCAAAGCCTGCAGGTCGTGGCCAGCAGCCATCAGGTGAAGGTTACTGAATTCACGGTTGCGCCGCGTGTGCAGGTAAGCGAGGGGCGGCCTTATCACGAATGGTATATTGAATTTGAACAAGCCCCTGCCGATCTGGACCGTTTTGCAGAAGAGCTGGATCAGCAAATGCGCAAAAAAAATATTTACTACAATGATCTGATAACAGGACACATTCTGGATCGCCTGCAGATCAGGCTAATACGTAAAAACGGATTTATTGATTACATGCGTGCCGCAGGCAAACTGGGTGGTCAAAATAAATTGCCCCGATTGAGCAATGATCGCTATATTGCAGATGCCCTGCAGGCTTATGTTATTTCCTGAGTCAAAAGTTTATATGCATGCCAGCATCTGTCCGACACATTGCATTGTTATGCGGAGGATATTCAGGTGAATATGAAATTTCCCTTCAGAGCGCAGAAACAGTGGAAAAACATTTGCGTGCAAGCGGATATGAAGTTTACAAAATCCTGATTACACGCAGCGGATGGAATTATGTGCATCCATCCGGACAATACATCGCCATAGATAAAAATGATTTTTCCATCCTGCTGAATGGAGAAAAAATTGTTTTTGAT from Thermoflavifilum aggregans encodes the following:
- a CDS encoding histone, which gives rise to MARPKKRATRKAASKKKAATRKKRATRKKAAVRKKAARGKKKAASKKKAATRKKRATRKKAATRKKAAGRRKKAAAKKKAATRKKAATRKKKAAVRKKRATPKNAGNGTTGTATGPTEGMNSTPSLMP
- the rpmA gene encoding 50S ribosomal protein L27; the encoded protein is MAHKKGEGSVKNGRDSQSKRLGVKVFGGQTVKSGNIIVRQRGTVYHPGKNVGLGRDFTLFALIDGVVEFKKGKNDKTIVSVIPVNTPAEAQA
- the rplU gene encoding 50S ribosomal protein L21, translated to MFAIVQIAGKQFRVTPGQSLLVNRLRGEVGDTVVFEDVPLVVDDETLQSGNTGKKVKASIQYHTLGKKVIAFKMKRRKGFRKKKGFRAAFTCIKIEEIS
- a CDS encoding GH3 auxin-responsive promoter family protein, with protein sequence MKSVKSLLAVPFAAYVRNRIKKQMLTAAEDQLHLLEQLLRDAQHTMFGKAHHFQEIKDYKSYREAVPIRDYEGFKPYIEKIKSGTQNVLWKGQPLYFAKTSGTTSGVKYIPISKDSIHNHIDTARNALLCYIAETGNHKLTDGKMIFLSGSPVLERIGGIPTGRLSGIVNHHVPRYLRTNQLPSFETNCIEDWEAKLDKIVEETIHQPMTLISGIPPWMQMYFDRLQAASGKKIKELFPQLTLIVHGGVNFEPYRAKLMESLGEPVDTLETYPASEGFLAFQDQPDAEGLLLNTHSGIFFEFVPADEIFQPNPTRLSLGEVQTGVNYAVLITSNAGLWAYNLGDTVRFVSLNPYRIVVTGRISHFISAFGEHVIAEEVEQSLQVVASSHQVKVTEFTVAPRVQVSEGRPYHEWYIEFEQAPADLDRFAEELDQQMRKKNIYYNDLITGHILDRLQIRLIRKNGFIDYMRAAGKLGGQNKLPRLSNDRYIADALQAYVIS